One window of the Halobacillus litoralis genome contains the following:
- the mltG gene encoding endolytic transglycosylase MltG, translating into MSNSDFKNQYKKRLKTRIEEASTVRKIVAIILTVLVLVLVIGGLSGYFYVKSALEPVDPDNEKQKNVEIPLGSSTSQIASILEENEIIEDDMIFRFYTKFKNESGFQAGNYQFTSSMTIDEVIETLKTGKLVKDPVLRVTVPEGQTLKQIAEIFAEDLPFTAEEFMERVDDEEYVKQLMEQYPELLKEDILGDEIRHPLEGYLFASTYDIYVEDPSIDQLVKKMLNQTQSVVLPYKNQIDGLKGIENVHDLITMASLLENEARTAESRQKISGVFQNRLEEEMMLQTDPTVVYAKGEGHQAKVTYDDLEVESPYNTYQVEGLPVGPISNFNKNSLQAAAEPLDHELLYFLADSEGEIHYAETLEEHNKLKEEHIN; encoded by the coding sequence TTGTCTAACTCTGATTTTAAAAACCAATATAAAAAAAGATTAAAGACGAGAATAGAAGAGGCGAGTACGGTTCGTAAAATTGTCGCGATTATACTTACTGTCTTAGTTCTTGTACTCGTTATCGGAGGATTATCAGGTTATTTCTATGTGAAATCTGCCTTAGAACCTGTTGATCCAGACAATGAAAAACAAAAAAACGTAGAGATCCCATTAGGTTCTTCCACTTCTCAAATCGCTTCAATCCTTGAGGAGAATGAGATTATAGAAGATGATATGATTTTCCGTTTTTACACGAAGTTCAAAAACGAATCAGGATTTCAGGCTGGTAACTATCAATTCACCTCTTCGATGACTATCGATGAAGTCATCGAAACATTGAAGACAGGGAAATTGGTTAAAGATCCTGTTTTAAGAGTCACCGTTCCTGAAGGTCAAACGCTAAAGCAGATCGCCGAGATTTTTGCTGAAGACCTGCCGTTCACGGCTGAAGAATTCATGGAACGGGTAGACGATGAAGAATATGTGAAACAATTGATGGAACAATATCCAGAATTACTGAAAGAGGATATCCTGGGCGACGAAATCCGTCATCCTCTGGAAGGATACTTATTTGCATCTACTTATGATATCTATGTCGAGGATCCAAGCATCGATCAACTCGTTAAAAAAATGTTGAATCAAACTCAATCCGTCGTCCTTCCTTATAAAAATCAAATAGACGGACTTAAGGGAATTGAAAATGTCCATGACCTGATTACAATGGCATCTCTTTTGGAAAATGAAGCAAGGACTGCAGAGAGCCGTCAAAAAATTTCAGGTGTTTTCCAAAATCGGTTGGAGGAAGAAATGATGTTGCAGACAGATCCAACGGTTGTCTATGCTAAAGGAGAGGGCCATCAAGCGAAAGTCACCTATGATGATTTGGAGGTCGAATCCCCTTATAATACGTATCAAGTGGAAGGTCTTCCAGTCGGACCGATTTCGAACTTCAATAAAAACTCTCTACAAGCTGCAGCTGAGCCGCTTGATCATGAACTGTTATACTTCCTTGCAGACAGTGAAGGCGAAATTCATTATGCAGAAACATTAGAAGAACATAACAAATTGAAAGAAGAACATATAAACTAA
- a CDS encoding DUF1292 domain-containing protein, whose product MALEKEERIIIPDENGEEHLFEVLFTFDVEQTGHSYIAVIPAEQKEGEEVEVFAFRYEEKGNEEDDLALFQIESDEEWEMVEEMLNTLTDEDLT is encoded by the coding sequence ATGGCATTAGAAAAAGAAGAACGTATTATTATCCCTGATGAAAATGGGGAAGAGCACTTATTTGAAGTATTGTTCACTTTTGACGTTGAACAAACTGGACATTCTTACATCGCAGTAATTCCAGCAGAGCAGAAAGAAGGGGAAGAGGTCGAAGTTTTCGCTTTCCGTTATGAAGAGAAAGGAAACGAAGAAGACGATTTAGCCCTATTTCAAATCGAATCAGACGAAGAATGGGAAATGGTAGAAGAAATGCTGAATACTTTGACAGATGAAGATTTAACATAA
- a CDS encoding IreB family regulatory phosphoprotein, translating into MSSMDKTMRFNFSEEPFDQDVQSVLLSVHAALQEKGYNPINQIVGYLLSGDPAYIPRHQDARNLIRKIERDELIEELVKFYIKENKEGIE; encoded by the coding sequence ATGAGCTCAATGGATAAGACGATGAGGTTCAATTTTTCTGAGGAACCATTTGATCAAGATGTTCAATCTGTACTGCTTTCTGTGCACGCCGCCCTACAAGAGAAAGGGTACAACCCGATTAACCAGATCGTCGGGTATTTACTATCGGGCGACCCTGCTTACATTCCTCGTCATCAAGATGCAAGGAATTTGATCCGTAAAATTGAACGAGATGAATTAATTGAGGAATTGGTAAAATTTTATATTAAAGAGAATAAAGAGGGCATTGAATGA
- the ruvX gene encoding Holliday junction resolvase RuvX encodes MKKIGLDVGEKTIGIAISDAFGWTAQGLKTLRWDERNYETAKEPLREVIRDHEVTEAVVGFPKNMNGTVGPRGEASQDFAAWIEEEFHLQTHLWDERLTTMAAERVLLDADVSRKKRKKVIDKMAAVMILQSYLDSKQ; translated from the coding sequence ATGAAGAAGATAGGATTGGATGTGGGCGAAAAAACCATCGGCATTGCCATATCAGATGCTTTTGGCTGGACTGCCCAGGGTCTCAAGACTTTGAGGTGGGATGAGCGGAATTATGAAACAGCGAAAGAACCGCTCAGAGAGGTCATCCGTGATCATGAGGTGACTGAAGCCGTTGTCGGTTTTCCGAAGAATATGAACGGAACCGTCGGCCCTCGTGGAGAAGCCAGCCAGGATTTCGCCGCATGGATTGAAGAAGAGTTTCATCTCCAAACACACTTGTGGGATGAGAGACTTACGACGATGGCTGCTGAAAGAGTCTTACTAGATGCAGATGTCAGTCGTAAAAAAAGAAAAAAAGTAATTGATAAAATGGCAGCGGTTATGATTCTGCAAAGCTATTTGGATTCGAAACAATAA